From Candidatus Eremiobacterota bacterium, the proteins below share one genomic window:
- a CDS encoding arylsulfotransferase family protein, whose protein sequence is MNTSLFQEKYIRVIFWIFVVFCGAAGLFFLFGGDLQDLDFSINLGQRPSPPDATVALSTPSLQPSDPPPPTAAPAATKAPRPSKSPQAHKSPQAVKTPRASKGPPPLKTPSTDQQAQEKRLLTLPYAVRVPVMKRDANKMGVVTHLKGKCQEGLNLYSSKTNGEAYLVDMDGNYLHKWGSGSFNEWENVEVEPDGDLYFLEVGIMLGKMDWDSRMLWTSDLQYHHWLSVAKNGDIYSIAWSPSEVEYKGVMVPILNDNIVILSPGGKVKKIISLYDSLGALIPEREFELILQMNAPAIPSSPADVFHSNFVQKIERTIPGLCKAGDILISSRQLNNVAILDPQKNRLKWRWGEKEVLNVHSPFLTEDNHLLLFDNGDRDRQYSRILEIDPLSRKIVYEYKSADPEEFFSTAGGAVQKLGNGNLLITETNRGKVFEITPRKKIVWEFFNPDIEGGRRSTLFRMTRLSPELSKKLMEKVKSSGGT, encoded by the coding sequence ATGAACACATCACTTTTCCAGGAGAAATACATCAGGGTAATCTTCTGGATTTTTGTTGTCTTTTGCGGCGCGGCAGGGCTGTTTTTCCTCTTCGGCGGGGATTTGCAGGACCTTGACTTCTCGATCAATCTGGGCCAGAGGCCCTCTCCACCCGACGCCACGGTGGCGCTGAGCACGCCCTCATTGCAGCCTTCAGACCCTCCCCCTCCCACGGCAGCACCGGCAGCGACAAAGGCGCCCCGGCCGTCAAAATCACCGCAGGCTCACAAGTCACCTCAAGCCGTGAAGACTCCCCGGGCATCCAAGGGACCTCCCCCCCTCAAGACGCCTTCCACCGATCAGCAGGCCCAGGAGAAGCGCCTGCTGACCCTTCCCTACGCAGTGAGGGTCCCTGTCATGAAGCGCGATGCCAACAAGATGGGAGTAGTGACCCACCTCAAGGGAAAATGCCAGGAAGGCCTCAACCTATACTCTTCCAAGACGAACGGCGAGGCGTATCTTGTGGATATGGACGGGAACTATCTCCACAAGTGGGGAAGCGGCTCCTTTAACGAGTGGGAGAACGTGGAGGTGGAGCCCGACGGTGACCTGTATTTTCTTGAAGTGGGAATCATGCTGGGGAAAATGGACTGGGACTCCCGCATGCTCTGGACGAGCGACCTGCAATATCATCACTGGCTCTCAGTGGCAAAGAACGGTGATATTTACTCAATTGCCTGGAGTCCCTCCGAGGTAGAGTACAAGGGGGTAATGGTGCCGATTCTCAATGATAACATCGTGATCCTCTCCCCCGGGGGAAAGGTGAAAAAGATCATTTCTCTCTATGACTCCCTGGGAGCCCTTATCCCTGAGCGTGAGTTTGAACTCATACTTCAGATGAACGCTCCCGCCATCCCCAGCAGCCCTGCCGACGTCTTTCACTCCAACTTTGTCCAGAAGATCGAGCGCACCATCCCCGGGCTCTGCAAGGCCGGGGACATACTTATAAGCTCGCGGCAGTTAAATAATGTCGCCATTCTTGATCCTCAGAAAAACAGGCTGAAATGGAGATGGGGTGAAAAGGAAGTGCTCAATGTGCACTCCCCTTTCCTTACGGAAGACAACCACCTCCTTCTTTTTGACAATGGAGACAGGGACCGCCAGTACAGCAGGATCCTGGAAATCGATCCCCTCAGCAGGAAAATAGTCTATGAATACAAGAGTGCCGATCCCGAAGAATTTTTTTCAACGGCAGGCGGCGCAGTCCAGAAGCTCGGCAATGGCAACCTTCTTATTACAGAGACCAACAGGGGCAAGGTTTTTGAGATTACCCCCCGGAAGAAAATCGTGTGGGAGTTTTTCAACCCCGACATAGAAGGGGGCAGGCGGTCAACCCTCTTCCGCATGACAAGGCTTTCCCCGGAGCTCTCAAAAAAGCTCATGGAGAAAGTAAAGAGTAGCGGTGGCACCTAA
- a CDS encoding flotillin family protein: MLTKLLIVGALVIVCAIIALCYRKIGPGETLVVYGLGSLMKIVSGPRGLFVLPLFQKGLILSREIFTVKFEASEVFVKSGVNVTVSGTARVRLRDDEESLRKAARNLLSANFRDKLLLVNSIIDEASRRAFKDLEPMRLIEDVNGCAAQVKDRATSELERLGYELQSLTISDVKDRMGYLSTLSRRITAEEKARLAIEEAYITREGRAISMLIKRDAQMKSIGLSIEESKEKKLDMDKVRQNTEEYFRIMKERLKKGIKDASDHLYTPEKHEEKES; the protein is encoded by the coding sequence GTGCTTACAAAGCTCCTCATAGTCGGCGCCCTTGTCATCGTGTGTGCCATTATAGCTCTCTGTTACAGGAAGATAGGGCCCGGAGAGACTCTCGTGGTCTATGGCCTCGGCTCCTTGATGAAGATAGTCTCCGGCCCCCGGGGGCTTTTTGTCCTCCCCCTCTTTCAGAAGGGCCTGATCCTCTCACGGGAGATTTTTACCGTCAAGTTCGAAGCCTCCGAGGTCTTTGTGAAGAGCGGAGTCAATGTGACTGTCTCGGGCACGGCAAGGGTAAGGCTCCGCGACGACGAGGAGTCTCTGAGAAAAGCGGCCCGGAACCTCCTTTCCGCCAATTTCAGGGACAAGCTTCTCCTTGTCAACTCCATCATAGATGAAGCTTCCAGGAGAGCCTTCAAGGATCTTGAACCGATGAGGCTTATTGAAGATGTCAACGGCTGCGCCGCCCAGGTGAAGGACCGCGCCACCTCCGAGCTTGAAAGGCTGGGATATGAGCTCCAGTCTCTCACGATTTCAGATGTCAAGGACAGGATGGGATACCTTTCGACGCTCTCACGGCGCATCACCGCCGAGGAGAAGGCCCGCCTCGCCATAGAGGAGGCCTATATCACCCGCGAGGGCAGGGCCATCTCCATGCTCATCAAGCGCGATGCCCAGATGAAGAGCATAGGCCTGAGCATTGAAGAAAGCAAGGAAAAGAAGCTTGACATGGACAAAGTCCGCCAGAATACCGAGGAATATTTCCGCATCATGAAAGAGAGGCTCAAGAAGGGGATCAAGGATGCCTCGGATCATCTCTACACCCCGGAGAAGCACGAAGAAAAGGAATCTTGA
- a CDS encoding C39 family peptidase, with translation MRILARTAIFLLGIAALLVLLGAAMKKNTTFIEPVDRLLRLQTPGEFSSGAFVNTGFSEEAGGVVLAPEGTGAARKGQYVSSELPAGFLFKELIPSCNISCPPGCGFLFELRVRGDEGPWSSWLSLGGWGVVPRQKAPLTRDKVAAVKVDYLVAPKGATTVQFRLSLYSKNGEATPVIRLITAACSSERGDRDLPLRSRAPASLPLTQWNRTLPVPFRSQTAEESSIAGHICSPTSVSMVMEYWGVSLPTKEVAALLYDSSHKMYGIWWRAVEGASQYGFEGWVQCFRNWEQVKEWIARDTPVIACVSFGAGELGGSMTPQSEGHVMVIRGFDKKGNPLCNDPAGADEDRGSVTYDREEFAKAWFDRGGVGYLIRPLYSP, from the coding sequence ATGAGAATACTTGCAAGAACAGCAATCTTTCTTTTGGGCATTGCAGCGCTCCTTGTGCTCCTTGGGGCTGCCATGAAAAAAAACACTACCTTCATAGAACCGGTTGACAGGCTCCTCCGGCTGCAGACGCCCGGGGAGTTCTCATCCGGCGCCTTTGTGAATACGGGGTTTTCAGAGGAGGCGGGCGGCGTGGTCCTTGCTCCCGAGGGCACAGGCGCCGCAAGAAAGGGGCAATATGTCTCTTCTGAGCTGCCTGCCGGATTCCTTTTCAAGGAGCTCATTCCCTCGTGCAACATATCGTGCCCTCCCGGATGCGGCTTTCTCTTTGAGCTGAGAGTGCGCGGGGATGAGGGGCCATGGTCGTCATGGCTCTCTCTTGGGGGATGGGGCGTGGTTCCGCGGCAGAAGGCTCCTCTGACCCGCGATAAAGTGGCTGCCGTGAAAGTCGATTACCTTGTTGCTCCCAAAGGCGCCACCACCGTGCAGTTCCGCCTTTCCCTCTATTCAAAAAATGGAGAGGCCACGCCCGTGATAAGGCTCATCACGGCGGCATGCTCAAGCGAGAGGGGGGACAGGGATCTCCCCCTCAGGAGCAGGGCGCCGGCAAGTCTTCCCCTCACGCAGTGGAACAGGACACTCCCCGTTCCCTTCCGCTCGCAGACTGCCGAGGAGAGCTCCATAGCAGGCCATATCTGCTCTCCCACGAGCGTAAGCATGGTAATGGAGTACTGGGGCGTCTCCCTTCCCACGAAAGAGGTTGCGGCTCTCCTCTATGACAGCTCCCACAAGATGTACGGCATCTGGTGGCGCGCCGTGGAAGGGGCAAGCCAGTATGGCTTCGAGGGGTGGGTGCAGTGCTTCAGGAACTGGGAGCAGGTGAAGGAATGGATCGCAAGAGACACCCCTGTCATCGCCTGCGTGTCCTTCGGGGCCGGAGAGCTCGGGGGCTCAATGACTCCCCAGTCTGAGGGCCACGTGATGGTCATCAGGGGCTTTGATAAAAAGGGGAACCCTCTCTGCAACGATCCCGCCGGGGCCGATGAAGACCGGGGCTCCGTCACCTATGACCGCGAGGAGTTTGCGAAAGCATGGTTTGACAGGGGGGGGGTGGGCTACCTCATCAGACCCCTTTATTCTCCTTAA
- a CDS encoding DUF5706 domain-containing protein, protein MGIAMDRSSHEPLAADTAGIDLKSAFDVLHYNQNLVQFADNKANNLIVINSIFLASATSFLMGERGAAKAFSGFEGIFQLGFFVASIAAIFYCLMVIMTKGDYSEKAGRTDLVFFGDILARKTADNYVHDFTRIKPLDMQRDILRRNFSTAQIAERKFSLIKSAQSLTLASSVLWVITIAMVFMK, encoded by the coding sequence ATGGGTATAGCAATGGACAGATCGTCCCATGAACCTCTCGCCGCCGATACGGCAGGCATCGATCTCAAGTCGGCCTTTGATGTGCTTCACTACAACCAGAACCTGGTGCAGTTCGCCGACAACAAGGCCAATAACCTCATCGTGATAAACAGCATCTTCCTCGCATCAGCCACTTCATTCCTGATGGGAGAAAGGGGAGCGGCGAAAGCTTTTTCAGGCTTCGAGGGAATCTTCCAGCTGGGGTTTTTTGTCGCCTCCATCGCCGCGATTTTCTACTGCCTCATGGTCATCATGACAAAAGGTGATTACTCAGAGAAGGCTGGCCGCACGGACCTCGTTTTTTTCGGTGACATCCTCGCAAGGAAAACTGCTGACAACTATGTCCACGATTTCACCAGGATAAAGCCCCTGGACATGCAGCGCGATATCCTCAGGCGTAATTTCTCCACGGCCCAGATCGCCGAGAGGAAGTTCAGCTTGATCAAGAGCGCCCAGAGCCTCACCCTGGCCTCGAGTGTCCTCTGGGTCATCACGATAGCCATGGTTTTCATGAAGTAA
- a CDS encoding DUF3084 domain-containing protein has protein sequence MVRLIITMIIAGILGGAIAYLGNQLGRYIGRKKLSIFRLRPRHTSILITTITGTLIAAGTLLFAYLSSWEVRTLFAGLQKFKTEVATQTIRTIEQADVSGVVYKEREPILTAVVDGTKGYEAVTEQISEVLGYANEAALQKSKEVADLMGADFTLPRDGKLVGYIPEELNNLATFIDKKKNKVIVMVFPLGYAFLGDKFAVGFYPIDYKPNVFSQDQEITSASINGTSNKGELFTSLAKLIVKAKGEAIRKGMIENPKTYQLIELDRDYFLQTIDKIGAMKKTVTVVVKAKKSVDNRGPLEVYLELK, from the coding sequence ATGGTACGGCTCATAATTACAATGATCATCGCGGGAATCCTGGGGGGGGCCATTGCCTACCTTGGAAACCAGCTCGGCCGCTACATAGGGAGGAAAAAGCTCTCTATTTTCCGCCTCAGGCCTCGCCATACCTCCATACTCATCACTACCATCACCGGAACCCTCATCGCAGCAGGAACTCTCCTCTTCGCCTACCTCTCCTCATGGGAGGTGCGCACCCTTTTCGCGGGCCTCCAGAAATTCAAGACCGAGGTGGCCACCCAGACGATAAGAACCATTGAGCAGGCCGATGTGAGCGGCGTAGTGTACAAGGAAAGAGAGCCGATACTTACTGCCGTCGTTGACGGCACCAAGGGCTACGAGGCGGTGACAGAGCAGATAAGCGAAGTGCTCGGCTATGCGAACGAGGCCGCCCTGCAGAAGAGCAAGGAAGTGGCCGACCTCATGGGCGCCGATTTCACGCTTCCCCGCGACGGCAAGCTTGTAGGCTACATCCCGGAAGAGTTGAATAACCTTGCCACCTTCATTGACAAGAAGAAAAACAAGGTTATCGTGATGGTATTCCCCCTGGGGTACGCCTTTCTCGGGGATAAATTCGCCGTGGGCTTTTACCCCATCGATTACAAGCCCAATGTATTCTCCCAGGACCAGGAGATCACCAGTGCATCAATCAACGGCACGAGCAACAAGGGCGAGCTCTTTACCAGCCTTGCCAAGCTTATCGTCAAGGCAAAGGGCGAGGCCATCCGCAAGGGGATGATAGAAAATCCCAAGACTTACCAGCTCATCGAGCTTGACAGGGACTATTTCCTCCAGACCATCGACAAGATCGGCGCCATGAAAAAAACGGTCACCGTCGTGGTGAAAGCCAAGAAATCGGTGGACAACAGGGGACCTCTCGAAGTCTATCTGGAGCTGAAATGA
- a CDS encoding secondary thiamine-phosphate synthase enzyme YjbQ, translating to MKSLTEYLTFKVPSRRDYLNITPTVEELVRKSGVREGLCLVNAMHITASIYINDDERGLIHDYDVWLEGLAPHEPVSRYHHNRTGEDNADAHLKRQIMGREVVVAITGGKLDFGPWEQIFYAEFDGRRQKRVLVKIIGE from the coding sequence ATGAAATCACTTACTGAGTATCTCACCTTCAAGGTCCCTTCAAGGAGGGACTACCTCAACATAACGCCCACCGTGGAGGAGCTCGTCAGAAAAAGCGGCGTCCGCGAGGGGCTGTGCCTGGTGAACGCCATGCACATCACGGCCAGTATCTACATCAATGACGATGAAAGAGGCCTCATCCATGACTATGACGTGTGGCTTGAAGGCCTTGCCCCCCATGAGCCTGTCTCCAGGTATCATCACAACCGCACGGGGGAGGATAATGCCGATGCTCATCTGAAAAGGCAGATCATGGGCCGCGAAGTGGTAGTGGCGATCACGGGGGGAAAGCTTGATTTCGGGCCCTGGGAGCAGATTTTCTACGCGGAGTTTGACGGGCGCCGCCAGAAGCGAGTCCTGGTCAAGATCATAGGGGAGTAG
- the queA gene encoding tRNA preQ1(34) S-adenosylmethionine ribosyltransferase-isomerase QueA: MNTMRLEAFDYFLPPGLIAQEPLPERDCSRLMIVRRKEGTISHSTFRELPSLLPAGSLLVMNSSKVIPARLMCRKQSGGKVEVLLTRRLTDTRWEGLLRPSRRVPAGTRLEVPGHALAITVVARCPGGSSTVELHYEGDFWELLSKCGRTPLPPYIKKNLEDDRRYQTIYAREKGSVAAPTAGLHFTEALFEKLGRGGFRKAFITLHIGPGTFRMVKTDEIEKHRMEEEYYSIPAETADAIREARCEGRTVVAVGTTTVRALESAYDSGAILRRPEGPSSLFIYPGFRFSIVEALITNFHLPRSTLIMLTSAFAGRDLLMEAYQEAIREQYRVYSLGDAMLIL; the protein is encoded by the coding sequence ATGAATACCATGCGGCTTGAAGCATTCGACTACTTTCTCCCGCCAGGGCTCATTGCCCAGGAGCCGCTCCCTGAAAGAGACTGCTCCCGCCTCATGATTGTGAGACGGAAGGAGGGAACCATTTCCCACAGCACCTTCAGGGAGCTTCCCTCCCTGCTCCCGGCAGGCTCGCTTTTGGTGATGAACAGCAGCAAGGTTATCCCGGCAAGGCTCATGTGCAGGAAACAGAGCGGCGGAAAAGTGGAGGTGCTCCTTACAAGGCGCCTGACAGACACGCGCTGGGAGGGCCTCTTGAGGCCCTCCAGAAGAGTACCTGCCGGTACACGGCTGGAAGTCCCGGGCCATGCCCTGGCAATCACTGTTGTCGCAAGATGTCCCGGCGGCTCCTCCACGGTGGAGCTCCACTACGAGGGGGATTTCTGGGAGCTCCTCTCAAAGTGCGGCAGGACTCCCCTTCCTCCCTATATCAAGAAGAATCTTGAAGATGACCGGCGCTATCAGACCATCTATGCCCGCGAGAAAGGCTCTGTCGCCGCCCCTACGGCAGGCCTCCACTTTACCGAGGCTCTCTTTGAAAAACTCGGCCGGGGCGGCTTCCGGAAAGCCTTCATCACCCTCCATATCGGCCCCGGCACATTCCGCATGGTGAAAACCGACGAGATAGAAAAGCACCGCATGGAGGAGGAATACTATTCCATCCCGGCGGAAACGGCCGATGCCATCAGGGAGGCCCGCTGCGAGGGGAGAACTGTCGTGGCCGTGGGCACCACGACGGTGCGCGCCCTGGAGTCGGCATACGACAGCGGGGCGATCCTCAGGCGCCCTGAAGGGCCGAGCAGCCTTTTCATATACCCGGGCTTCCGCTTTTCCATCGTGGAGGCCCTCATCACTAACTTTCATCTCCCCCGCTCTACGCTCATAATGCTCACAAGCGCCTTCGCCGGGAGGGATCTGCTGATGGAGGCCTACCAGGAGGCCATCAGGGAGCAATACAGGGTATACAGCCTCGGAGACGCCATGCTTATTCTCTAG
- a CDS encoding nucleotide sugar dehydrogenase, with translation MEGALREKIEKNRFILGILGLGRMGLPIAIKFASKKVQVIGLDINESLLRSVSSGSMPFKEENTQPLLREALKSKKLEVTSDEGRLGEADVIIICIGMSLDEEIRPDFASIISALKTLKPALHESQLIIVRSTVSPGTCVNVIKPFIEEQTSLVVGKDLFLAACPERVVEGSVMEELETLPEIIGGVDPASAELAAAVFAKLGKEKSAVLMDSTSAEVAKLFSNVFRYVRFAIANEYALIAEHYGVNAHQIISTINKDYPREHIPLPGPCGGPNFSKDGYFLLENAAIPDFILNAWKLNENIPAYIVKRLRERLKEKGKRLEVCKVGVLGMAYKAEVDDLRQSPSLRMIEILKKAGARVYAFDPFCSSDGLDTVLKDADAVVLMTNHSAFREISPAYAKKQAKKDCIFFDAWGMWDMKEWSKEKMDLQVFGGPPLS, from the coding sequence ATGGAAGGTGCGCTCCGGGAAAAAATAGAGAAAAACCGCTTTATCCTCGGCATACTGGGCCTGGGCAGGATGGGTCTTCCCATTGCGATCAAGTTTGCCTCCAAGAAGGTGCAGGTCATCGGCCTGGACATCAATGAGTCGCTCCTTCGTTCCGTAAGCAGCGGCTCCATGCCTTTCAAGGAGGAAAACACGCAGCCCCTTCTCAGAGAAGCCCTGAAGAGCAAGAAGCTAGAAGTGACTTCCGACGAGGGGCGCCTTGGCGAGGCTGATGTCATCATAATATGCATCGGCATGTCGCTTGACGAGGAGATCCGCCCTGATTTCGCCTCCATAATCTCGGCCCTGAAGACCCTCAAGCCCGCCCTTCATGAGAGCCAGCTCATCATAGTGCGGAGCACCGTGTCGCCCGGCACCTGCGTGAACGTGATAAAGCCCTTTATCGAGGAGCAGACTTCGCTGGTGGTGGGCAAGGATCTCTTTCTTGCCGCCTGCCCTGAGCGTGTGGTCGAGGGGAGCGTGATGGAAGAGCTGGAGACCCTTCCGGAGATTATCGGCGGCGTTGATCCCGCAAGCGCAGAGCTTGCGGCGGCAGTCTTCGCAAAGCTGGGAAAAGAAAAAAGTGCCGTCCTGATGGACTCGACAAGCGCCGAGGTGGCCAAGCTCTTTTCAAACGTGTTCCGTTACGTGCGGTTTGCCATCGCCAACGAGTATGCCCTCATAGCGGAGCATTACGGAGTCAATGCCCACCAGATCATCAGCACCATCAACAAGGATTATCCCAGGGAGCATATCCCCCTTCCCGGTCCCTGCGGCGGCCCGAATTTCTCCAAGGACGGCTACTTTCTTCTTGAAAACGCCGCCATCCCCGATTTTATCCTGAATGCCTGGAAGCTCAACGAGAATATTCCCGCTTACATCGTAAAGCGCCTGAGAGAGCGTCTCAAGGAAAAGGGGAAGCGTCTTGAGGTCTGCAAGGTGGGCGTTCTCGGGATGGCCTACAAGGCCGAAGTAGATGATCTCCGGCAGTCTCCGTCGCTGCGGATGATTGAGATCCTGAAAAAAGCCGGTGCAAGGGTCTATGCCTTCGATCCTTTCTGCTCGTCAGACGGCCTGGATACCGTCCTCAAGGATGCCGATGCCGTGGTGCTCATGACCAATCATTCCGCCTTCAGGGAGATCTCCCCGGCCTATGCAAAGAAGCAGGCAAAGAAGGACTGTATCTTCTTTGATGCCTGGGGGATGTGGGATATGAAGGAATGGTCGAAGGAGAAAATGGACCTCCAGGTCTTCGGAGGCCCCCCCCTCTCCTGA
- a CDS encoding tetratricopeptide repeat protein, giving the protein MAGLFTELATEFALFRAASALKKEEHARAKLILSEALEKNPDHEGLLATLGSLALIENDCTGARDFYSRAVKAGPRNPSHHLFLGITDLMEHRYDSASLLFAQCREMSPENLLARNYLSLCALLAGDCGKAIADLKRDGLYSSSLCGAWLMYALENALIGFEQPGKDPGALSPPAEAADGSSAPPTSQPENISSEPSQAPAGPEEKKSTLLEGLVNAFPAALYWFIAQYHLSREHFPKALPLFRKILVLSPGTQRIHFHIGECLFYEEHFDEAFPHFEKSQACDGENPEVLYYLGKIYQKRGEWDNARDHLARSLALFPKSPEILYSLGEIALRRGFRDEAIGFFKKAAEYDFSYLREKLQKLEEKCRKG; this is encoded by the coding sequence ATGGCAGGACTATTCACTGAGCTCGCTACTGAATTTGCCCTTTTCAGGGCCGCTTCAGCTCTTAAAAAAGAGGAGCATGCCAGGGCAAAGCTCATACTCTCTGAAGCACTGGAGAAGAACCCTGATCATGAGGGGCTCCTGGCCACGCTCGGCTCCCTCGCGCTCATTGAAAATGACTGCACCGGGGCCCGCGATTTTTACTCGCGGGCAGTGAAGGCGGGACCCCGCAATCCTTCGCACCATCTCTTTCTCGGCATAACGGACCTCATGGAGCACCGCTATGACAGTGCTTCACTGTTATTTGCACAGTGCCGTGAAATGTCGCCAGAGAACCTGCTTGCCAGGAACTATCTGTCTCTCTGCGCGCTGCTTGCCGGAGACTGCGGGAAGGCCATTGCAGACCTCAAGCGTGACGGCCTCTATTCAAGCTCACTGTGTGGAGCATGGCTCATGTATGCATTGGAGAACGCCCTGATAGGCTTTGAGCAGCCCGGAAAGGACCCTGGAGCCCTCTCTCCACCTGCCGAGGCCGCAGACGGTTCTTCAGCCCCACCCACAAGCCAGCCAGAGAACATTAGCAGCGAACCGAGCCAGGCCCCCGCAGGTCCGGAAGAAAAGAAGAGCACGCTCCTGGAAGGGCTTGTCAATGCATTCCCGGCGGCACTTTACTGGTTCATTGCCCAGTACCATCTCTCCAGGGAGCATTTTCCCAAAGCCCTCCCCCTCTTCAGAAAAATACTTGTCCTCTCGCCCGGGACGCAGCGCATCCACTTTCACATCGGCGAGTGCCTCTTCTACGAGGAGCACTTCGACGAAGCCTTCCCCCATTTTGAAAAATCTCAGGCCTGTGACGGCGAAAACCCGGAGGTCCTCTACTACCTGGGAAAAATCTACCAGAAGCGGGGGGAATGGGACAATGCCCGGGACCATCTTGCCCGTTCCCTTGCCCTTTTTCCCAAATCACCGGAGATACTCTATTCCCTTGGAGAGATAGCACTCCGGAGGGGTTTCAGGGACGAGGCCATCGGCTTCTTTAAAAAAGCCGCTGAATATGATTTTTCGTATCTCAGGGAAAAGCTCCAGAAGCTTGAGGAAAAGTGCCGGAAGGGGTAA
- a CDS encoding DUF370 domain-containing protein, with product MVLGIGYGNFVSMDKIVAVVSPDSAPIKRLIRESKKEKKLIDATAGHRTRSVIIMENGHVILSANQPETVVQRCNKKDKEV from the coding sequence ATGGTCTTAGGAATTGGATACGGAAATTTTGTTTCCATGGACAAGATTGTGGCCGTGGTGAGCCCCGACTCTGCTCCCATAAAAAGGCTCATCAGGGAATCTAAAAAGGAAAAGAAGCTCATCGATGCCACGGCGGGACACAGAACACGCTCTGTCATCATCATGGAAAACGGCCATGTAATTCTCTCCGCCAACCAGCCCGAAACAGTGGTGCAGAGGTGCAACAAGAAGGATAAGGAAGTCTGA
- the gmk gene encoding guanylate kinase, with protein MKGILFVVSGPSGAGKGTILETILREAPSVRFSVSATTRSPRQGEREGVHYHFLSREVFKSMAGRDEFLEWAHVHDEYYGTPRRAVEECLASGNDMVLDIDVQGGLQLMDREKEAVFVFVAPPDIAELRRRLEGRGTESGEKIARRIEVAKHELTFVGSYEYCIVNDSLEEAIASMKAVMTAERLKTKRGKYLFV; from the coding sequence ATGAAAGGCATCCTGTTCGTGGTGTCGGGCCCTTCGGGCGCGGGAAAAGGCACGATCCTGGAGACGATCCTCCGGGAGGCCCCCTCGGTAAGGTTCTCTGTGTCGGCTACCACGAGAAGCCCGCGGCAGGGAGAAAGGGAGGGAGTCCATTATCACTTTCTCTCCCGTGAGGTTTTCAAGTCCATGGCAGGGCGCGACGAGTTCCTGGAATGGGCTCATGTCCATGACGAATATTACGGCACCCCCCGCAGAGCCGTCGAAGAGTGTCTTGCCTCGGGAAATGACATGGTGCTCGACATTGACGTGCAGGGCGGCCTGCAGCTCATGGACCGTGAAAAGGAAGCGGTTTTCGTCTTTGTCGCGCCGCCGGATATTGCCGAGCTGAGGCGCCGTCTTGAGGGAAGGGGTACCGAGAGCGGGGAGAAGATAGCCCGAAGGATTGAAGTGGCAAAGCATGAGCTTACCTTTGTAGGCAGTTATGAATACTGCATCGTGAATGACTCGCTGGAAGAGGCGATTGCCTCGATGAAGGCCGTAATGACTGCCGAAAGGTTAAAGACAAAAAGAGGAAAGTACCTCTTTGTGTGA
- the rpoZ gene encoding DNA-directed RNA polymerase subunit omega has protein sequence MIEPSIEELLDKVDSKFSLVTMVSKRARQLNDGYPRMIKTSSTKSVSVALEEIAAGNISYKKNKVKEG, from the coding sequence ATGATAGAACCCAGTATTGAGGAACTCCTCGATAAAGTTGACAGCAAGTTCAGCCTGGTGACCATGGTGTCAAAACGTGCCCGGCAGCTTAATGACGGGTATCCCAGGATGATCAAGACGTCATCGACCAAATCGGTGAGCGTTGCCCTTGAGGAGATAGCCGCGGGAAATATTTCCTACAAGAAGAATAAGGTCAAGGAGGGATAA